The genomic window GTTACTGAAATTCGTGATTTGGGAATTAATTTAGActgtaaacttttatttgaatcaCATTATACATCAAAAATTTCCATATCTTTACAAATGCTTGGTTTTATAAAAAGATGCACTAGAGACTTTCAGAATATTGATGCAATTAAATTACTATATTGTTCTTTAGTTAGACCTCATCTAGAGTATTGTTCTTGTGTTTGGTCTCCATCTTACAATATTTACATAACAAAAATCGAGACAGTCCAACACAAGTTCTTAAGGTACATAGCATATAAACTGGGTATACCTTTTGAGTTAAATCAGTTAAATTATTATCAAATTGAAACCCAATTGGGTATTCTCTCATTGCGTGACCGACGAGTAATTAAGGATGCAAGGATGCTCTATGGCATAATTAATTCAACAGTTTTGTGTCCTCAGCTACTTGAGCAGGTTGGTCTCCATGTACCTCTCCACAGAACTCGATTAAATCAAACATTCTATGTTCCTATCCATAGAACCAACTATGCATATAACAACTTTTTATCTCGAGCACTAAGATGGGCAAACACTCAACCTGATCTAGATTTCTTTGCACCGAAGTCTGAATTCATCTCTGGCCTCAGACGTTTGTTTGTTTGAGTAGTTGTTGGATATTCATTATTGTGATATATGAATCTGATTTATGTGTTTAAGTTTGTGATATTTATAgtttattgtattattgttttattattactattttattgtagttttattattattgacacatgtattatgtatattggacttataaacGTGTAATCTTATTGGgcagaaataaataaataaataaaattcattgtttttatttatcacagcgtacaaacaatttttatttcttagtTTTGAAACTTATGCCAgttattaaacaatattgtggCAACGAATTTCTATAAAAATCTTGTTGTTTGACATTAGGGATAGGAAAATACTTTTAATCATTTTGAGGATTGTACCAAATAAGAGGTTTTTTTTCACATATTAAACCAACAAAATCTCGAGATTGTAGTTTACGCACAATACTAAATTTTTTACGGATACATTAAAGCAAAATTTAGTATTTAATTGCTAGACGAGGTTCTATAAgactttaaattatttattaggcCTATTTGTCATTACAATTTTTCTAGTACATTATTTAGGTTTGGTTAGATTTTTCCAGTACATTACTCCTATGTTTTTTTAGATGTCTAGAAATCGACCGCTTACAGAAGCTGAACTCCAGTATATGATGGCGATGATAATTTCCCTGAGACAAACTCAATTTCCATAACTCTGTCACAATCCTCGACTACTAGTATCGACAGCCAGCCGACATATTCCAGTACTTTAGTACAGCTCTTAAAAAGGGTGCTCCAATATGCTCTTACAAGAAAGACAAAAATAATTCTAGTGGAAACGAAGATTTTGGTGATTCGGATCAAGATCCAGACTTTGATCCAGATGACGGATTTGGTTTCAAATACAACAACTTGGCTAGGTTAtttcttaaaaacatttttcCTGATGAAGACGACGAGGATGAACAACTGTTAACATTACCTCAAGCAACAAATTCCCTAACTCCTGCTGATAAAGATGAGAAGGCGGAACAAGCTCCTGTTCCTTCAAATCAATCTTTTGTGTGGTCCAAGAAAAACGATCCCTATCTTCTTTTCGAATTATTTGATTTTACTGAGTCTTCAAGCGTCAATGTTGACATTAATTCGAGTAAGCCAATCGACAAAGAATCGAACCTCTACGCTAACCAGAAGAATTCAATACCACTGATGCAGAAACTACTGGAAAAGAAAACTTTTGCTTGTGACACTGTAAGgcaaacaagaaaatattttgtaaaacaAATATTAAGTGTTGATGAAGAGCTTTCCCAAAATCAGTCAGATTCGGTTAGTTCTTGGGAAATATCTGTTTAAAAGTGGAAAGATTGAGGCGTAAAATGTGTTAGTGTTGTCAGCAATCTacataattttcaacaaaaaactcAGGTTTTGAGAACAAACAAAACCGGAAATAGAGATTATATACCATGTCTTCAGACAATAGCGGATTATAACAAATACATGGGTGGAGTAGATCTATTCGATCAATATCATGCTAACTACTCCATCGCATGGAAATCAAGACGTTGGTGGGTAAAAATATTTTACTACCTTTTAGACGCAGCAATAGTAAACAGCTATATTTTATATAGGGAGAAAAAAAAACTCAAGTGCTAAGCCTATGACTGCATTACAGTTCCTAGCATTACATTGAACTAGCTGATAATTTGATTAGCACTTTTACTTTCAGAAAAAAGACTGGACCTTCATCAAACTCAACTTTGAATGCTGGTTCACACTTACCCACCAAAGGAACTTATAGACGCTGTGCCCTTTGTGCTTCATCTAAAAAGAAACAAACGCGCAGCAATTCGATTTGTCAAGTTTTTAACGTTGCTCTATGCAAAGACTGCTTTGCACCCTACCATAGTAGATAGAAAGTTCTtagataataaatttataatattcctgtatttagttttttttatattttcaaaataaagtatttttttataaatttttgtaattgtTTTTACCGGTCGCTATATATACCATTGCCCACTAAGTATTAGTTGTTTGTCAAAATTCACACTGGTAGCTATATATACCACCCTTTCCAGCCCTTCTGgcacagaaattttttttttaacattttttgtcttACTAATGATGCATAATGAACTACTTTCACTATTCAAAAGTATAGTTTTACAAAAAACAATAGTTCTGCCCGTTAAAGGGTTAAGTCATTtaaactacagctttttcaaaaataagcactttgaaccgatgaaacttacagatcatataaataatacatgagcaaagtaacttgtcaagtggtaatgataaaatttatttgtgatgctaattaggaagtgattttcgcgatttttttaccaaaaaataaaagggaccaacaatattttgagcgcaactcacttacttttaatgttacaagtttttttaaaatacaaaaataaacctttttttaaacactttaaagttgacatgaattttccccgaaaagtgttttgtttttgggttatttcacagtgaaatattcgatttggaatttgacgaagaagaaacttcttttcattagctacaactctgcttctactttGTCTATATccctcaagcatacaccatttttttcagttttttataagctatatttttgctaagaatatttttttcgctgaaatacttactttttgagttatctccgaaaaaccgtccaaaaacatgtttttttctgttaaaaatgaacatattcacttgcaaataactcgaaaagtattgacttaaggaaaagactctatataacaaaagttgcttagaattagtcattttatccaactccagacttattttgaatgtatatttttcaccttcaaGAGGGGGTtttccctccatttttgtaaaatggaggggatgcaGAATTgcaaactttttcttatataataaaagacaatttcaactacctattcccaaattttcatccttcctttatttttttttgggtcagattgttctttgatcgggctagaTTGGCAGTGAGTGGATTAAATAAATTGTACCATCATACATTcgaaattttttacttttttgtaagcTTTTTAACAAGTTCTGTGCGGATGGCCACATGATGCCTTCACACGTTCACACCAATGTGCGGATGGCAGGAATGTATGCCATTGATTATACACAtttttaatatgtgttttttTGTTCATTCAGAGTATAAGTCTTAGGATCAGACATCCACACGCACTGTGATAAAGTATGGTAAACAGCCAATTGCTAAGATTTTCccctttaatttattttatattcttttaatttctaGTTAATCTTCTTTTCTCGTACATTTAGGTATATTGCCATAACAAAAAAATAGCAAGCTTCACACTTTGAGAACCGTATCTTGGTTACCTTTAGTCCCACAATACTTCACAACAGACCATTTTAAAGTACAGAAAATGAGCTTCGTTTCTTATTTAACAATGTATATAATGAAATTTACAAGAAACAAAGGTAAACAGTTAAAACGATAAATTTTAGAAATAGCTGTAAAGTTATCAAAAATccttaaaagtataaaactttagGAACCATATTTTGGTTAAAATTAGTCACAAAACCTTCCACAGTATACcattttaaaagtaattgatttttatttctattaaataTACTATTGCATATGCCTAAAACTGCGTagagaaaaattattatagaacaATGTTGATGAAAAAATTTACCCAAAAATGGTATGTgcagcaaaatttgaaaaatcatatttctgaTACTATAAATGCTAAAGACTTCTAGCTAAGGTCATTTTAGAAAGGAAGAATAGAAGTTTTTTGTGAAGCAATGCTTATACCTATATCCCAGAGAaaaagttatagagcaataaacAAAATCACGCTCTGTCCTTTTGCTTAGTTCTTTGAATATATTATtgtaaaaaacaattatttttactTTGGAAGGTGACAGTTAAATAAgaaatttaattttgaagaaCTTTTTTGTAGATGTACGAAAAGTACATAGAATTGAGCCTAGTGCACAGGGGCTGTTGCTTTGTCAAGACATTTAGGTGCTCCATATTTATATAGAGGGTTGATTGTACCTCTTGGGAGATACATTTTCGTTTTATAGGTACTCAACCGGCCTGTATTTGGTATATTCTTTATCATGGCAGAGGTACTCTGTTCAGCTTTTTGGGCTACATTTATCAGGTGTTTCGTGTATCTCAAACCTGAATTCAAGGTGTATCCTTGTGTattaaatacaaattttatgcTATTCACCTGCATCTTAAACATACTATCATTTATTTTGGTATAAATACCAAATTCTAATTCTGAATACtagaagatttttgaaaataaaatttacacAATTTAATTATATTTGGCTAATTTCAAGCCACTTTAGTATAAGGCGGCAAACTGCTGCAAGGCATGTATTTGTGTAACAAACATACCTGCAATAAAGTGTTAAAAAGAAAGCAAAAACgcattaaaaattatttagaaatttgCCAAAAATCACAGACACACAATACAATACTTACAGACTGCACTGCAATATAAAACAGTTTCCCCAGTGTGACAAGAGAAAAATGTTTGTAAACAGGATAGGCATCTCTTTCTATTCAGCCAGATCTATTATCGACCATGTGACTTTCGAGTGAAAAACCTGGTGGATAAACACTGCCGATTAGAAAGAGGTGCTTACCCTGTTTACAAACAGTTTTAGATTGTAGCACGCAGTCTAGGTATTGTAATTAAGTCTatgccaaaaattacctacataacctaaaaattcaaatatttttccggacctcaattatttttatcaaaaaaatcagtcAGTATTTTGGCCATGAAACTGTACATATTATGTTCATTAATTTtgttcagattttttaaagtaaaggATTGCCTAGCAaatttttttcttgagaaaacactttagggagctaaaaatttggCTAAAGGGGTTTCTAAATATGTACTTTCCAGTGCCCAATCTTAAATAAGAATACAGCCGAGTGtagattttaccatcttatcccgctatagcctttgtcacgtattttttataatatactaGTTAATAACAATGAATTTGCTGGATCTTAATAATACTGtaatttcaagaaatattaaaaaatgccTTATTAAATTGTTACATCGcattaaattttgtggaaatagGAATAATACAAACCTGTTACTTTTTTGTCTGTATTCTCTAATTTTATCAACAAATAATTGTTGAATGGGATCTGAAGCCTTTTGAAGACAAGGAGCTAGAATTCCAATATTTCGACTGCAGACCTCGTTCTTTACGGAATTCCTTACAGTTCCCAAAACTTTTGTGAACAGCATCTGAAACAGGATTATGTAACGGTTTATGAAAAGCTTGCATCTAGAAATCTGGAAAAACTTCTTTTTCCcgaagtatttttaaaattataagtaTATTGGGAACCTACCTTTACTGTATTAGTATATTGAGTAGATCGAGTAGATTTTAAATATAAAGTCGAAAGGCCTACAGCAGATCCTTAAAATTTACTGAATGCACGAACTACCACTGCGCATGCGCGATTGATAATGATTGTTGATTAACATTGACATTGACAGAAAAGACAGATGCAAAATGCGGCACAGAACGATATAGATTCATAGACATAATAAAAACAGCCTAGGTACAATGGATGGGCCGCTCTATGCATCAAGGACGTCATTGGTCAATATTTACTCAGTGGTCTAGTCTGTcacatagatttggccaactccgaaaaatagcgtaacgcggagcagttcggttcggtggtctatctatctctctctactggcgcttagctttctctctctagcatatgatggctgccgcctctgtgtaactgtcgttccattactcccacctcttggtagatacgctcacactcgcacgacagacaaagatagctagactaCTTTGCTAGTACTTGTTATCGACGTTAAGGCTGTATGAAGGCCGCGTCCCacgatcaaataatttgatcaaactggtttgaggaaactgaaagtgacagttagtgacgtcacatcctgagtgttcattgtggatgataatgaaaaattttaattttaaataaagtacaaacaagttagacaactcaatacaaaaaatttgatcaaactagactgatagtgagagtacagatttttagaatttcaaaaaaactgcaattgtgacgtcactttgacgtacttcctcaagtacgtcaagtttgctcaaactgtttgatcaaattatttgatggtgagacgcggccttgaaggccccgtctcaccatcaaataattgacagttatttgatcaaacttgacagtcaaacttgactagtgacacaaactatacatactaactgtcactttgtgtcactaactgtcaagtttgatcaaataactgtcaattatttgatggtgagacggggccttgacactatgcattttcttgtatcatttctaatatcgtttctgatatgtcaaaaaaatgcatagtgtcatacacagatacaagaaacgatatcagaaacgatacaagaatttgtgtcaggcacagattcttaatacaagaactgcgccaatttctgcgcaaagagcaaaaatgTAAAACCAGCTGGCGGCTGCTGGTCTGGTAAAacccctcccacatcactgggtaaaacatctaaatgtcataatggcggctgaaaatgagatcgtatgatttatgtcttgatgaatttatttgcccaagtagcaatttttcgacgcattggttgtcagtacaaacaaatgcactgtatataacgttgccacagtggactttcagttgtttcggccaacgacccctaacccgactgacattacgatgttacaacgttaagtaatatctttagttatatgggcaactaagttattactattgtgacaactacatatcacagttaagttttttcaacaatcgcaactacttaaaaacgttataatgctaaactaatttacgcccatgggttttctggccgactaagtagttgtctctcacgaccccAGGGCCTTTACGTGTAGTTCTATAGATGTGTGacacgtttacggcaacttcaggagcaaaaaaagaatttactttataaccttacttttttcttattattttatattttattttgctggaaattttcgatttatttaacaacctgtttatttgttttttattagctggtttctccatagtccattgttttatcagtagatttgataagcttaaatctttgtatcagctttgctagacagggttgccaggccagttcttactctttcagtattatatccgttgcaagataatttggctgaaactccgacaaaaatgtactttttgtacatattttgtctgaattccatccgaattatcttgcagcggatagtagttttgctttcaaaaaatcaatatagaaatcagtagattcttattaggccctgtaaatacagtaaaatctgtgttaacggttacctgtcaaaatcgcccggtttcataatcaacttaaagtaaacaagtaaagttcactttaaagttgacatttacccatatatgaattgtgataaagtaggtaccaaaaaaattaaaaaaactgattatgaaaccgagcgtttcattttgaaaattctccaaaccaattatatgaagatttccttatttagatctggtatttaccagtttcatttctctgtccatctattatcatcatctacgtcctgaatcttattttccgtaatgacattgggaaattgtaacaaaatgtctgaaaattaatttagaaatggggtgaatactattaaaaagcaaattttattttagtgataacaaaatattgaaatataccaaacatctaataaaaaacattgcctactagaattttttaaataatatcaaaaatataccaaaacagtagatatctactaaatgtggcaacgctgttaaggagaatgatgcacttcattgcactggtcacatgacctctgtcacccaataagagggtgcgttctaaagtggttgggatagtcggtccaggccgtgtttggtcggcgattggacttctcggttgtctcatccgtctatggttggtaataaggtatattttaagtaatattggtaatgttgtttaatgcaccattttggtttttttgggatgtaaagaaaataaaaacacaaaatataaaaaatgcaggcattttctaatacttttaaaagcaccatcaatacactaaatttatacaaaacatctttaacataaattctggcttttatattaaaattagattttttaaatttacatattttttgttaaaaaggtgataaaaaatgagcgcgtgtgttttttaaaggtggaatatccatatttgacggtaatctgagatgcgtttataaatttcacatcaggtaattttgtttaagtccttatttatgtatttatataaatttaaatacctgatatgatgtcaaaatagtttactttttatataggtaaaaaaacataaccagtccgactctttgagcaaccattgcacacaggcactttttatagtcgcttcagttgtcttatgcaacgcttaaggttgcctaggcaacgtcaagacaactcaaaaatcgtccaccaaattagtgcagaattgggtcgtcttctaggcaataacaacgttgtaacaaaacgttgccacgcggtagacaacgttgtcgcgtcgacaaattgctacttgggtgtgtttttgtaggtattatttataaatcttttattgatacttaatatacggtttggtatggactactgttctactaataaccatatatacttcgtctaatttactaaccgttgcacgtcatccgcgtcatagcctgtgacgtcgcatgataccaacacgaaatatttggcggtaggtgtgttcttttttagaattattttgctgagtacactggaattacaaccactagacatattttattatatacgcctagaaataatatttgaaggtttctattaatgttaacctaaagaaatacacaataatatgtttcatttaatttgcataaatggattataaagtgtttttatgaagcacatttgttcggaacacactgtaactgtaatcgaacgaaggtgacattttagaataaattggtaacatttatttgacagttgcggtgatgacacttcatatttgtttatattctttactataagtatctgttctattatatttactgtttttatcattttctttactataaaaagatcctctactataaaaatagaaatttcacctaattttatcacgacttggaataatcgaggtatctgccaacttttttagttgttattgtagacataatctacaaagaaacctatcggcttctcccaagagttcggagccgttttttaataattattaacagcagtgcaaaaacgcttgcactgcaaatcttaaatgattataacttaattcttattctctatttcttaagtttttatttatttacattgaatattaatttgttttgttgtataatccacgtttacaataattatgtgatctatttgatttaaaatggattcaggatttttttttatactttggcaacaatgtcaacttagatctctggcgtagataatgacgtgcaacggtaagtaaattagatggactgtatttagctcctagtaaagttcaaactatgtataactttgggtttcatgttgcatcattttttaatagaggaaaatacaatagttcctaatttggatcaaacttaagataattctaatgcaaatattttagcacaaatatcaaaacaaaataaaaacacaaataatcaacagtcaacgtaaaaattctggttaacattaaaatttaaaatggtaaatttatggttttaaaagtttataaattttataaaatccttaaaatcagctgtagacgcagtactaccaaaTTATCATACAACCATACCAATTGTAAGgtgacagggtgacaaacaaaatttcgaccaatcacgtgccgaatttcatacaattttcgatacaagaacttgcatagtgtcatacagggcacaaatgtacgtacaagaaacaatacaagaaaatgtatatcaaaaacgatatcagaaacgatattagaaatgatacaagaaaatgcatagtgtcatacagcctttgcCTTtattacaccccgatgcattgtttagcatatccctagccagatctattcttGACATATCTCTGGTTGTGTCATGTCATTTTACTTTTGTGTCAACTGTCAGTCAGTGTCATCATTTGACGTGTCAAGTTTGGGGTTAAATTTTGTTAATTTCaagaattaaaatatttaacataaaaatgGTTTCTATATTAAATTCAATAGATACTGGTCATGAAGATATGATACATGATGCAGAAGTAGATTATTACGGTTTAAGGTTAGCCACTTGTTCCTCAGATAACAGCATCAAAGTTTATGATATAAAAAGTGGAGCTTCCACACTACTGGATGATCTAAAAGGCCACTATGGACCTGTTTGGCAAATAGCTTGGAGTCATCCTAAGTTTGGCAACTTATTAGCTTCGTGTTCTTATGATAGGAAAGTAATAATTTGGAAAGAACagcaaagaaaatggataaaatatTATGAGTATGCAAATCATGATTCCAGTGTTAACTCTGTTCAGTTTGCACCTGCTGAGCTAGGTTTAATTCTGGCTTGTGGAAGTAGCGATGGTTCAATTTCTCTTTTAACTTATAATGTTGGAAGTAATATTTGGGATGCCAAGAAGATTCAAAATGCCCATGCAATAGGATGTAATGCTGTAAGTTGGGCTCCAGCCATAACCCCTGTTTTTGGAGATGAGACTACACCTGTGAAACGTCTTGTTTCTGGAGGATGTGACAATTTAGTAAAAATATGGAGGGAAGATGGTGACaggtatttatttaatttttatatacaattattttatatgtaagtatatcTAATATTTCTCATATATTCTGCACAATTTTTAAAAGGTGTATTCCTTTGAAGTATTCTGTCCTTGTAAAGAAAAACTGAtcttttttaatgaaataattaaatCCCTGccttccatccatccaatggtaCTAAAACCGGGCCTTGTCCtccaagcttctccaatcatttcgatttactgCTGTCTTTTCCACGAATACATGTTGATGAGGTTTTTGGCATCCTCATCtactttgtcttcttgatgttctCTTTTTTGGTCTTTTAACAGGTCTTTTTCCTTGCctttagcaattttctggggattctattctcatgcatgcagACTACATGCCATGCCCACTGAAAtatctgcagtttagtgtattgtgctaaaTCCCTGCTTTATATGAAGTAAATTCATAGGAGACTGTAGCAGTTGATCTTCATACTTAACTTAAATGACCCATTGTGAAATTGCGCTCAAGTTAGTAATCCATTTTTTAACACTTTACATGTGAGCCACGTAGTGCCTCCACCAATGTGCTACATGCATGCATATATGCCATTGGATATATATTATGAACTTCTAAGAAAGGTAATTTCAGTTCAGAGTAAGAAGTCTTatggccaagtacctaagaggtggaggccaagaaactaaaattagaAGTCTTAACTCAGTACATCCGCACTCTACATGTTAATGTAAGAAAGTGTCTTTTAagcttattttaaattaaaatgtgttataatatatacagggtgtcccgaaaagattggtcataaattataccacagattctggggtcaaaaataggttgattgaacctcacttacccaTATAGGTACAAtggtgcacacaaaaaaagttacagccctttgaagttacaaaatgaaaatcgatttttttttatatatatcgaaaactcttagagattttttattgaaaataaacaccacataaaaattttatgagggttttgttcctttaaaacccccaaacttttgtgtatgttccaattaaattattattgtgacaccattagttaaacacaatgtttttaaaactttttgcctcttagtactttttcgataagccagtgtttatcgacatattttgaatatttattgaatccaccacatatttgtatatggttaaatacgattatagagacctgttaataatctgaaaatttatttataatttacattttcagttatattttgaaaaagaagccacatctcgacaAAAGGTGACtggtcaaaaaaagactaagaggcaaaaaagttttaaaaacaatgtgtttaactaatggtaccacaataatagtttaattggaacgtacacaaacatttggggggtttaaaggaacaaaaccctcataaaatttttatgtaaatatattaaaaaggaagctgcatctcgataaaaactggcttatcgaaaaaatactaagaggcaaaaaagttttaaaaacgttgtgtttaactaatgctaccacaataatgaattaattggaacatacacaaaagtttgggggggttaaagggaacaaaacctccataaaatttttatggggtggacaaacttcactataattttgttttaagatgtttctgccatacgaatgatacatgtccatttttaagaaaaaatctcttttgtacatttgtactaaggtaagttaggttcaatcgaactatttttgaccccagaatgtgtggtataatttatgaccaatcttttcgggacaccctgtataagtacaCCTGTGTTTTTGCCTGATGTGGTATTCCCACTGACCGGTAGTCAATCCTTATAAATGATGTAGGTAGGATAAGTAGGATAGAAAATATTAAGTAGATATGTATAGGAAactatattgtaaaataaatgagcaaaattggtgaatcagcgaatgagccttgaagggcttgtagtcatacaactccaaagaaaaaaaaagcttattttgttccAGCCACAGATTTTCAACTGTTTACATGATCAGTAACACAAACCTATGTAAGATacaataaact from Diabrotica virgifera virgifera chromosome 5, PGI_DIABVI_V3a includes these protein-coding regions:
- the LOC126884328 gene encoding protein SEC13 homolog; this encodes MVSILNSIDTGHEDMIHDAEVDYYGLRLATCSSDNSIKVYDIKSGASTLLDDLKGHYGPVWQIAWSHPKFGNLLASCSYDRKVIIWKEQQRKWIKYYEYANHDSSVNSVQFAPAELGLILACGSSDGSISLLTYNVGSNIWDAKKIQNAHAIGCNAVSWAPAITPVFGDETTPVKRLVSGGCDNLVKIWREDGDRWIEESKLEVHSDWVRDVAWAPSVGLHRYTIASCSQDRRVVIWTSNDCINWNSTVLHTFDDVVWNLSWSLNGNILAVSGGDNKITLWDQNSEGSWQCISDIAKGQGQINNQ